The Helicobacter sp. 'house sparrow 1' genome includes the window AATGGAGATAAAATTTTGAAAATTTTTCATTTGGTTATTTTAGCATATTTCCTAGTTAGTATTTTTGGCTGCGGTTTTAAGGCTGATCCTTTTTATGGAAGTCTTGATGATTCAATAATAGTTTTACAATGCAAGAAAAGTGTAAATTCTTAATTTTATTTCATAATATAAGAGAAAGATTAGTTGGTTATATAAATATTTATGATCCTGGATATCTAGCACTATTTTATTCCCTTAAGACTTTATTTGCTTCAATTTTAAGCCTTTATATTTGTGTCTATCTCTTTGGTCCAAAAATAGCAATTTGGGCTGGTTTAATGCCTATATATCTGTATTTTCTTAATGTGGCTTTGGTAGAGCAAAAGCAGAGTTTAAGATATTTTATCTTTTTTATTTTTCTTTCAATGCTTTTGTGTATTGTTTTTTCGCTTTTGATTCCATATGGTTTATGGTTGGTGATACCTTTGGCAATCATTGGGTTTTGTGCAGGTTTGGTTGGAAGCTATGATTTAGATTTGCAAAAAGTCTTTAATATGGCAATTTTAAATGGATTGATTGCTTGTATTTATGCAGATTCAAGGACAGGTGTATCGCTAGTTGATGAAGTATTAACTATTTTTATAGGTGGAGTTATTGGTCTGATAGTGTTGTTTTTTATGTCCTTTAAGAAGTATGGAAAGTTTGTTAGAAAGTATTTTCCTGATCTTTTGCTTGATCTTGAACTGATGATAAAAAATTTACATAGAACTAAAAATTTTGTAGTAATAAGAAATCAAACTTCTATGCAAATAGAATCTATTAAAAAGATTCTTAATTCTAAGTCAGGAAACATTAAAGATCCTCATATTATGAAAAATACCAAGCGCGCTTTGTTTTATCTTTACAGAATCGAGGAAATATATCAATGTATTAATGCCATTCATAATGACAAAACAAGAGATAAGCAAACCTTTTCTTTACTAAAGCGTGAAATTATTTTTAATCTAAGAGAAGTTTCAAAAATGCTTGAAGGACATATGCCAAGGCTAAAAACTAGCACTTTGGAAAAAATTTCTACCTCACAAGATTTTGATAAGTCTTTTGTAAATACGATAAAAATTATTTATAACAAGATTGATAATTTTCGCAGGGGAGGTCAGGAAGAGAGCTATTTTATTGAGGCAAAAAAGAAAAAGAGTCTCAATGTAATTTTTAAGTCTTTGCATTTTACTAATGGTTTTTTTCGTTATGGAGTGAAATATAGCTTTGCACTAAGTTTTGCAATTCTTATTGCACAAATGTTTCATCTTGATCATGGGGTTTGGATTGCAATGGCATGTGTTGCAATTATTCGACCAAACTTTGGCGGAGTGCAATATATAGGAAAAGAATATATTATTGGTGTAACTTGTGGTTTAGTTGCTGGTCTTTTGCTCATTGTCTTGACAAAAGAAACATTATTTTTTTATCCCATTTTTATGATTGTAATGTTTTTGTTTGTTTACCTTAAGGTTTATCCTTATGGTGTTTGGGCAAGTTTTATGATGATGGCTTTTATTATGATGTTTTTTGCCGCTTATGGCATCAATTATCTATTAATCTTTGATAGATTTATGGATATATTCTTGGCTTTTGTAATTGTG containing:
- a CDS encoding FUSC family protein; this translates as MQEKCKFLILFHNIRERLVGYINIYDPGYLALFYSLKTLFASILSLYICVYLFGPKIAIWAGLMPIYLYFLNVALVEQKQSLRYFIFFIFLSMLLCIVFSLLIPYGLWLVIPLAIIGFCAGLVGSYDLDLQKVFNMAILNGLIACIYADSRTGVSLVDEVLTIFIGGVIGLIVLFFMSFKKYGKFVRKYFPDLLLDLELMIKNLHRTKNFVVIRNQTSMQIESIKKILNSKSGNIKDPHIMKNTKRALFYLYRIEEIYQCINAIHNDKTRDKQTFSLLKREIIFNLREVSKMLEGHMPRLKTSTLEKISTSQDFDKSFVNTIKIIYNKIDNFRRGGQEESYFIEAKKKKSLNVIFKSLHFTNGFFRYGVKYSFALSFAILIAQMFHLDHGVWIAMACVAIIRPNFGGVQYIGKEYIIGVTCGLVAGLLLIVLTKETLFFYPIFMIVMFLFVYLKVYPYGVWASFMMMAFIMMFFAAYGINYLLIFDRFMDIFLAFVIVLLTFLFWPKYSGNDILPNIQKSLDILYDLYDFIMKDIMVLQNHHQNFYEKQKQFFDCYNTLDLAIREAKKEKNIISDLRSARDSLKFLDFLNQEALKIFYFLMELDPKILQDQKELYLNDLNLIKTRYEMMNRALQGSSFYFKKEKDDRFLSQDNVFSEITNSSFEVQNQLFVSLQANVKIGE